One part of the Natronorubrum sediminis genome encodes these proteins:
- a CDS encoding flippase, whose product MTEDSSRGLSDLRSVADGASLYYLGTIVVNIVGFLLNLLLTRVLGASVYGIYAYGTMILAAVLPFANLGSDISITRYLSANKDDTAYQQRMLGLAYLTTLAISGVVAGILFVAAPTINAYTLEESLFTTAMQAFAIALPFQALTQVAASTMRGLERPPEKTVIMVVGPALQLIAIAAAIVVGYSLLGVAAAFSVAAIMAALFAISYSLVRADLRPAAGYSKDEVKEFYNFSAPLTLSQAASFLFKRVDVFMVGIFLASADVGIYNIAVLLAGVIAMPLAGFNQFFPPVASRLYSNEEYDTLESIYATVTRWSITASVIVALPLFIYRAEVLAIFGPEFVAGTAVIALFVAAQLFNAAAGPANDILMMTDHQYVVMGNHFVFGLANVGLNYVFILEFGLIGAAMATAGTLASLNALRVLQVWYLEGLFAYSLEIWKPIVAAAVASVIMYSLHLSFDGLILAIVGGALGVGAFLATLYMLGIDEEDRRIADEYLGMVPDR is encoded by the coding sequence ATGACGGAAGACTCCTCTCGTGGACTCTCGGATCTCCGATCGGTCGCCGACGGTGCCTCGCTATACTACCTTGGAACCATCGTCGTCAACATCGTCGGCTTCCTGTTGAACCTCCTGTTAACTCGGGTGCTTGGGGCGAGCGTCTACGGTATCTACGCGTACGGGACGATGATTCTCGCCGCGGTGTTGCCCTTCGCGAACCTCGGGTCGGACATCTCGATCACCCGCTATCTCTCCGCGAACAAGGACGACACGGCCTACCAGCAGCGAATGCTCGGGCTAGCCTACCTGACGACGCTCGCGATCAGCGGCGTCGTCGCGGGCATACTCTTCGTCGCCGCCCCGACGATCAACGCCTACACGCTCGAGGAGTCGCTGTTCACGACGGCGATGCAGGCGTTCGCGATCGCACTACCGTTTCAGGCCCTCACACAGGTCGCCGCGAGCACGATGCGCGGCCTCGAGCGGCCACCCGAAAAGACGGTCATCATGGTCGTCGGACCGGCGCTGCAGTTGATCGCGATCGCCGCCGCGATCGTCGTCGGCTACTCGCTGCTGGGCGTCGCTGCGGCGTTCTCCGTCGCGGCGATCATGGCCGCACTGTTCGCGATTTCGTACTCGCTGGTTCGTGCCGACCTCCGGCCCGCCGCGGGCTACTCGAAGGATGAGGTCAAGGAGTTCTACAACTTTTCCGCGCCGCTGACGCTCTCCCAGGCCGCTTCGTTTCTGTTCAAACGCGTCGACGTGTTCATGGTCGGGATCTTCCTCGCCTCGGCCGACGTCGGTATCTACAACATCGCCGTGCTCCTGGCTGGCGTCATCGCGATGCCCCTCGCCGGATTCAACCAGTTCTTCCCGCCCGTCGCCTCCCGACTCTACTCGAACGAGGAGTACGACACCCTCGAGTCGATTTACGCCACCGTGACTCGCTGGTCCATCACAGCCTCCGTCATCGTCGCACTACCGCTTTTCATCTACCGAGCCGAAGTCCTCGCAATTTTCGGCCCGGAGTTCGTCGCCGGAACGGCCGTTATCGCGCTGTTCGTCGCTGCACAACTGTTCAACGCCGCCGCCGGACCCGCAAACGACATTCTCATGATGACAGATCACCAGTACGTCGTGATGGGCAACCACTTCGTCTTCGGTCTCGCCAACGTCGGACTCAACTACGTCTTCATCCTCGAGTTCGGGCTCATCGGCGCGGCGATGGCGACGGCCGGCACGCTGGCCTCGTTGAACGCCCTCCGGGTGCTTCAGGTGTGGTATCTCGAGGGACTGTTCGCCTACTCCCTCGAGATCTGGAAACCGATCGTCGCCGCCGCCGTCGCCAGCGTCATCATGTACAGCCTCCACCTCTCGTTTGATGGGCTCATCCTCGCAATCGTCGGCGGCGCGCTCGGCGTCGGCGCGTTCCTCGCGACGCTGTACATGCTCGGAATCGACGAGGAAGACCGACGAATCGCCGACGAATACCTCGGCATGGTTCCGGACCGATAA
- a CDS encoding alkaline phosphatase family protein, with the protein MAVGSLLPDRYSLENVEKVARNPRLLKKEAFTLGLRVNARASRLQSARAGRTDGIDMIAADWDNLLILDGCRYDMFAAQSDLEGELSRKRSLGSDSWEFMETNFEGRSLHDTVYVTANPHVYELEDDVFHAVVDLLERGWDEETRTVRPETVVEEAIAAHERYPDKRLIVHFMQPHFPFIGPTGQRFSHMGLEHHLEDEERSSAPNPWFGLVHEQDIDIETVVAAYRENLDLTLPHVETLIEELDGKSVVTADHGNLIGERGFPIPIRLYGHPRGLHMDQLLAVPWLEAEHTERRKTVAEPPVESVDETDADDDVVEDRLSALGYV; encoded by the coding sequence ATGGCCGTTGGCTCGCTCCTCCCCGATCGCTACTCGCTCGAGAACGTCGAGAAAGTCGCCCGAAATCCGCGACTCCTCAAAAAGGAAGCGTTCACGCTCGGTTTGAGGGTGAACGCTCGAGCGAGTCGACTCCAGTCGGCCCGCGCCGGACGAACGGACGGTATCGACATGATCGCCGCCGACTGGGACAATCTCCTCATTCTCGACGGCTGTCGCTACGATATGTTCGCCGCCCAGTCAGACCTCGAGGGCGAACTGTCTCGAAAACGGTCACTGGGCAGCGATAGCTGGGAGTTCATGGAGACGAACTTCGAGGGCCGATCGCTCCACGATACCGTCTACGTCACGGCCAATCCACACGTCTACGAACTCGAGGACGACGTCTTCCACGCGGTCGTCGACTTGCTCGAGCGAGGCTGGGACGAGGAGACCCGAACGGTCCGCCCGGAAACGGTCGTCGAGGAGGCCATCGCCGCCCACGAACGCTACCCGGACAAGCGACTGATCGTCCACTTCATGCAGCCACACTTCCCGTTCATCGGCCCGACCGGCCAGCGCTTCTCGCACATGGGACTCGAACACCACCTCGAGGACGAGGAGCGTTCGAGCGCGCCGAACCCCTGGTTCGGACTCGTCCACGAACAGGATATCGACATCGAGACGGTGGTCGCGGCCTACCGCGAAAACCTCGATCTCACCTTACCACACGTCGAAACACTCATCGAGGAACTCGACGGCAAAAGCGTCGTCACGGCGGATCACGGCAATCTGATCGGCGAGCGCGGCTTCCCGATTCCGATTCGCCTCTACGGTCACCCGCGCGGGCTTCACATGGACCAGTTACTCGCCGTCCCGTGGCTCGAGGCCGAGCACACCGAGCGACGAAAAACCGTCGCCGAACCGCCAGTCGAATCGGTCGACGAGACGGACGCCGACGACGACGTGGTCGAGGATCGACTCAGCGCGCTGGGGTACGTGTAG
- a CDS encoding cation:proton antiporter, translating into MSDLLTAVSIMFIVAGPFLLVANRYDLPTVPLLVLAGIVTGFGFDAFGIDEALTLELAQYGIALLVFSFGVEIDISAVRTVIVDSELAALAQILVVGSLGVGFGVVLGVPPEEALFLGVAAALSSTLVGTALLQTEIEMNLVRGRLARSIHFSQDLLAILFVLGLSAGTLAVGPIATLVGYGLALLVAAVLVNRYLFDVVGRLAGDSDELMILGVVSLLAVFVGAAEFAGISLAVGAFAAGLAVRHDPVEHLGLFNGLESIKDFFVAIFFVTIGALVVLPFVELGWNESVEKLVLVAGLVFLTAVVKPAITTIILLRRGYEARSATLASLSSDQVSEFALIIAIEALLLGLVTESVFDAIILAAAVTMVTSSLTQRYDEQVYRTLADRDLITGRHGKIDEWSDVSAHLFDHVVIVGYGRHGRKLAETCEALEQPYVVVENDPLRRELVTEECDAFVFGDAMERYTWEKANVKDAKLVVSTVDSEPVSRRVLSFGSQSDVILQASDQPTAFDLLEDGALYVSVPNLLAGKQLTHQIRALLDDDVSPAELRSEQLEELENQPDVPHHHL; encoded by the coding sequence ATGAGTGACCTGCTCACCGCGGTCTCGATCATGTTCATCGTGGCGGGGCCGTTCTTGTTGGTCGCCAATCGCTACGACCTGCCGACTGTCCCGCTGTTGGTGCTCGCGGGGATCGTCACCGGCTTCGGATTTGACGCCTTCGGGATCGACGAAGCGCTCACGCTCGAACTCGCACAGTACGGAATCGCGCTACTCGTGTTTTCGTTCGGCGTCGAGATCGATATCTCCGCAGTGCGGACGGTGATCGTCGACAGCGAACTCGCCGCGCTCGCACAAATCCTCGTCGTCGGCTCGCTCGGGGTCGGGTTCGGGGTCGTCCTCGGCGTCCCGCCCGAAGAGGCACTCTTCCTCGGTGTGGCCGCGGCGCTCTCGTCGACGCTCGTCGGGACCGCACTGTTACAGACGGAGATCGAGATGAATCTGGTTCGCGGCCGATTGGCCAGATCGATCCACTTCTCACAGGACCTGCTGGCAATCTTGTTCGTCCTCGGATTGAGCGCCGGGACGCTGGCCGTCGGTCCGATCGCGACGCTCGTCGGGTATGGCCTCGCGTTGCTCGTCGCTGCCGTCCTCGTCAATCGGTATCTGTTCGACGTTGTCGGCCGACTGGCCGGCGACTCGGACGAACTCATGATCCTCGGCGTCGTCTCGCTGCTCGCGGTGTTCGTCGGCGCGGCGGAGTTCGCTGGCATCTCGCTCGCTGTCGGTGCGTTCGCCGCCGGACTCGCGGTCCGACACGACCCCGTCGAGCACCTCGGCCTGTTCAACGGCCTCGAGTCGATCAAGGACTTCTTCGTCGCGATTTTCTTCGTGACGATCGGTGCGCTCGTCGTCCTCCCGTTTGTCGAACTCGGCTGGAACGAGTCCGTCGAGAAGCTGGTCCTCGTGGCCGGACTCGTCTTCCTGACGGCAGTGGTCAAGCCGGCGATCACCACGATCATTCTGCTCCGCCGAGGGTACGAAGCTCGCTCTGCGACGCTGGCAAGTCTCAGCAGCGATCAGGTTAGCGAGTTCGCGCTCATCATTGCGATCGAAGCGCTGTTGCTCGGGCTGGTGACCGAATCGGTGTTCGACGCGATCATCCTCGCGGCCGCGGTGACGATGGTGACCTCGAGTCTCACACAACGCTACGACGAGCAGGTCTATCGGACCCTCGCTGACCGGGACCTGATAACCGGACGACACGGTAAAATCGACGAGTGGAGCGACGTCTCCGCTCACCTCTTCGATCACGTCGTCATCGTCGGCTACGGCCGACACGGCCGAAAGCTGGCCGAAACCTGTGAAGCCCTCGAGCAACCGTACGTCGTCGTCGAGAACGATCCGCTCCGCAGAGAACTCGTTACCGAGGAGTGCGACGCATTCGTCTTCGGCGACGCGATGGAACGCTACACGTGGGAGAAAGCGAACGTAAAGGACGCGAAACTCGTCGTCTCGACGGTCGACTCCGAGCCAGTTTCCAGGCGCGTTCTGTCGTTCGGATCCCAGAGCGACGTCATCTTGCAAGCGAGTGATCAGCCGACGGCGTTCGACTTACTCGAGGACGGCGCGTTGTACGTTAGCGTTCCGAATCTACTCGCCGGGAAGCAACTGACCCACCAGATACGCGCCCTGTTAGACGACGACGTGTCACCCGCAGAACTCCGCTCGGAACAGCTCGAAGAGCTAGAGAACCAACCCGACGTTCCGCACCACCACTTGTGA
- a CDS encoding sulfatase-like hydrolase/transferase: protein MSAFVNRPGMRNVVFLCLDSVRKDTFDDCAARLSNRADLTFKQCRAASSWSAPSYASMMTGQLPHEHGVHTHDTHVTGIDREETLLGDLESHRALGVSTNVFAGSAYGFDAFFDEFVDITEAYRYPNGLDPVAVRSDTERTGSGAYLEYLRRSLTHDHPGASLANGAVGFLDTVSETAPIPKLFDDGASAVTRTSRSLIDDTEEPFFLFGSFMEAHTPLRHIRGFDRSLHSASNTFTTAEHTVWELMESADDHREFLETRRELYGASIEYLDRTIDAFLEWIHAETSRETTVVVTADHGENQGYDFEDGLVRHKSSLSEGLVHVPLLVSNPPEGYPETEDRYVSHLELRSLLATMARDEVVDPTSERVVAEHIGMSAGPEPPDRTEHWDRLMRAAYDGTMKYVWDSQGGREEYELDRDRPGWQRRVDDDATVPEWATERFDADAYAYKREALAEAADSTTDGVDEGVQDRLEKLGYV from the coding sequence ATGAGTGCGTTCGTGAACAGACCGGGCATGCGAAATGTCGTGTTTCTCTGTCTCGACTCCGTTCGGAAGGACACGTTCGACGACTGTGCCGCCCGCCTCTCCAACCGAGCCGATCTGACGTTCAAGCAGTGCCGAGCCGCGAGTTCCTGGAGCGCCCCCAGCTACGCGAGCATGATGACGGGGCAACTCCCACACGAACACGGCGTTCACACGCACGATACGCACGTGACCGGGATCGACCGCGAGGAGACCCTCCTCGGCGACCTCGAGTCACACCGCGCGCTGGGCGTCAGCACGAACGTCTTCGCCGGGTCGGCCTACGGCTTCGACGCCTTCTTCGACGAGTTCGTCGATATCACGGAAGCCTATCGATACCCCAACGGACTGGACCCCGTCGCCGTCCGCAGCGACACCGAACGGACGGGTTCGGGTGCGTACCTCGAGTATCTCCGACGGTCACTGACGCACGACCATCCAGGTGCCAGCCTGGCGAACGGAGCCGTCGGGTTCCTCGACACCGTCTCCGAGACCGCTCCGATTCCGAAGCTGTTCGACGACGGGGCGAGCGCCGTGACCCGAACCTCGCGGTCACTGATCGACGACACCGAGGAGCCCTTCTTCCTGTTCGGCTCGTTCATGGAGGCCCACACGCCGCTTCGCCATATCCGCGGCTTCGACCGATCGCTTCACTCGGCATCGAATACGTTCACGACCGCCGAGCACACCGTCTGGGAGCTAATGGAATCGGCAGACGACCACCGCGAGTTCCTCGAGACGCGCCGGGAGCTCTACGGGGCGTCCATCGAGTACCTCGACCGAACGATCGACGCGTTCCTCGAGTGGATTCACGCGGAGACGAGTCGCGAGACGACGGTCGTCGTGACGGCCGACCACGGCGAGAACCAGGGCTACGACTTCGAAGACGGCCTCGTCCGACACAAGAGCAGCCTCTCGGAGGGGCTGGTACACGTCCCGCTGCTCGTCAGCAACCCGCCCGAGGGCTACCCGGAGACCGAAGACCGCTACGTCTCCCACCTCGAGCTTCGCTCGCTGCTCGCGACCATGGCTCGAGACGAGGTCGTCGACCCGACGAGCGAGCGCGTCGTCGCTGAACACATCGGTATGAGCGCCGGACCCGAACCGCCGGACCGCACGGAGCACTGGGACCGGCTGATGCGGGCGGCCTACGACGGCACGATGAAATACGTCTGGGACTCCCAGGGCGGCCGCGAGGAGTACGAACTCGACCGAGATCGGCCGGGCTGGCAGCGACGCGTCGACGACGATGCGACCGTACCAGAGTGGGCGACAGAGCGCTTTGACGCGGATGCCTACGCGTACAAACGGGAGGCGCTCGCCGAGGCGGCCGACAGCACGACCGACGGCGTCGACGAAGGCGTTCAGGACAGACTCGAGAAACTCGGCTACGTCTGA
- a CDS encoding HAD family hydrolase — MLRAVVFDLDYTLAVPSRTREVILQDATAEADAPELSREAYLEAHSENLTRETREPIFADLLEGRETDADPETLAKTYRETIAESLEALPGVEAMLEDLAAEYRVGLLTNGPVRAQRDKLETLGWEDAFDAALVTGELEAGKPDPRAFEAITTELDVDPAEALYVGDDVEADVAGGTNAGLSVVQVLLEDGPGKDPRADAAVEQSAIADSLPEIVASLERRVGVPSDASNR, encoded by the coding sequence ATGCTCCGGGCTGTCGTCTTCGACCTCGACTACACGCTCGCCGTTCCATCACGGACTCGCGAGGTGATCCTTCAGGACGCGACGGCAGAAGCCGACGCACCGGAATTGAGCCGCGAGGCGTACCTCGAGGCCCACAGCGAGAACCTCACCCGCGAGACGCGCGAGCCAATTTTTGCCGACTTGCTCGAGGGTCGAGAGACGGACGCCGACCCTGAGACCCTCGCGAAGACGTATCGAGAAACGATCGCCGAGTCCCTCGAGGCCCTGCCGGGCGTCGAGGCCATGCTCGAGGACCTCGCTGCGGAGTACCGTGTCGGTCTCCTTACGAACGGCCCGGTCCGCGCCCAGCGCGATAAACTCGAGACGCTCGGCTGGGAGGACGCCTTTGACGCGGCCCTCGTGACGGGCGAACTCGAGGCCGGCAAGCCCGACCCGCGCGCGTTCGAGGCGATCACGACCGAACTCGACGTCGACCCGGCAGAAGCGCTCTACGTCGGCGACGACGTCGAAGCCGACGTCGCTGGCGGGACGAACGCCGGATTGTCGGTCGTGCAAGTCCTCCTCGAGGACGGCCCCGGCAAGGACCCGCGCGCTGATGCGGCCGTCGAGCAATCCGCAATCGCCGACTCGCTTCCCGAGATCGTTGCCTCGCTCGAGCGCCGCGTCGGGGTACCGAGCGACGCGTCGAATCGGTGA
- a CDS encoding cation:proton antiporter produces the protein MVLESALSADLAVILLSATFAGFLAKQTGQPTIIAYILAGVVIGPAALGIVEVSELTELLSELGLAFLLFLLGIKMRIEEIRHVLAPIVKISIPQMIAVFLAGVGVSIALGFAPLEAFLIGLAVMYSSTAVVIKMLTDKDEATSLHGKLDVGVLLVQDVVVVIILAVLAAGQPESVAEVATTLAVVLVLVALVTVAALVSSWTVLPAVFRRIADNKDVFFLIAISWAFLFVFVSDNINLFLEPLGIEAYLSIEMGAFMAGVAIAQLPYSKQLQDRVNPLTDLFVMVFFVSVALDLEASQLFAYTQEAIIAALILMPVKFLIFFYLIDWQGFGSETTFLGSLTMIQVSEFGIIVTAVAFEGGFVDAEILGFMTLLAIFTMAVSVYFIEYSHALYERFEPTISRVTSDGDFGGGKQDYHDHAVVIGYDDVTRNVLPLLADRYEDVVVVDRTVEHIGTLEEEGYDTVYGDFRNATIRKDVAVKKADFALSSSVEPAVNKALLRETGDDTTVFAGADRIEHARDLYDRGAHCVIMTPYLAGDRLADYLRAYLEEDERLDEEIDDDVELLESTEPFPDTYERLGGGLDE, from the coding sequence ATGGTACTCGAGAGTGCACTCTCTGCCGATCTCGCCGTTATTCTCTTGAGTGCAACATTTGCCGGTTTTTTAGCCAAGCAGACGGGACAGCCGACGATCATCGCCTACATCCTCGCCGGAGTCGTCATCGGCCCGGCGGCGCTCGGGATCGTCGAGGTCAGCGAACTGACAGAGTTGCTGTCCGAACTCGGCCTCGCGTTCTTGTTGTTCTTGCTCGGGATCAAGATGCGAATCGAGGAGATTCGACACGTCCTCGCGCCGATCGTCAAAATCTCGATCCCGCAGATGATCGCCGTCTTTCTCGCCGGCGTCGGCGTTTCGATAGCGCTCGGGTTCGCCCCGCTCGAGGCGTTCCTCATCGGGCTCGCCGTGATGTACAGTTCCACCGCGGTCGTCATCAAAATGCTCACGGACAAGGACGAGGCGACTTCGCTTCACGGCAAGTTAGACGTCGGCGTGTTGCTCGTCCAGGACGTCGTCGTCGTCATTATTCTGGCCGTGCTGGCGGCCGGGCAACCGGAGAGTGTCGCTGAGGTCGCAACGACACTGGCGGTCGTGCTCGTTCTCGTCGCGCTGGTCACGGTCGCGGCGCTCGTTTCCTCCTGGACCGTCCTGCCGGCCGTTTTTCGGCGAATCGCCGACAACAAGGACGTGTTCTTCCTGATCGCCATTTCGTGGGCGTTCCTGTTCGTCTTCGTCTCCGACAACATCAACCTCTTTCTGGAGCCCCTGGGCATCGAGGCGTACCTCTCGATCGAGATGGGCGCGTTCATGGCCGGAGTCGCCATCGCCCAGCTTCCCTACAGCAAGCAGTTACAAGACCGCGTCAACCCGCTGACCGACCTGTTCGTCATGGTGTTTTTCGTCTCGGTTGCACTCGACCTCGAGGCCAGTCAACTCTTTGCGTACACGCAGGAGGCGATTATCGCGGCGCTGATCCTGATGCCGGTGAAGTTCCTCATCTTCTTCTATCTAATCGATTGGCAGGGATTCGGCTCCGAAACGACGTTTCTCGGGAGTCTCACCATGATTCAGGTCAGCGAGTTCGGCATCATCGTGACCGCCGTCGCATTCGAGGGCGGATTCGTCGACGCCGAGATTCTCGGGTTCATGACGCTCCTCGCCATCTTCACGATGGCCGTCTCGGTGTACTTTATCGAGTACAGCCACGCCCTGTACGAGCGGTTCGAACCGACCATCTCTCGGGTGACGAGCGACGGCGACTTCGGGGGCGGGAAGCAGGACTATCACGATCACGCGGTCGTCATCGGCTACGACGACGTGACGCGAAACGTTCTCCCCCTGCTGGCAGACCGCTACGAGGACGTGGTCGTCGTCGACCGGACTGTCGAGCACATCGGTACCCTCGAAGAGGAGGGATACGACACAGTGTATGGCGACTTCCGTAACGCGACGATCCGGAAGGACGTGGCCGTGAAGAAGGCTGACTTCGCTCTCTCCTCCTCGGTCGAACCCGCTGTAAACAAGGCGTTGCTCCGCGAAACCGGCGACGACACGACCGTTTTCGCCGGTGCGGACCGGATCGAGCACGCACGCGATCTCTACGACAGAGGTGCACACTGTGTCATCATGACTCCCTACCTCGCAGGCGATCGACTCGCCGACTACCTCCGGGCGTATCTCGAGGAAGACGAGCGATTAGACGAGGAGATCGACGACGACGTCGAACTGCTCGAGAGTACCGAGCCGTTCCCGGACACGTACGAGCGACTCGGAGGTGGTCTCGATGAGTGA
- a CDS encoding PQQ-like beta-propeller repeat protein translates to MSDWNRRSVMAMGAALTTGGLITSTGVTGAESDETTDGLEEPDGWSSHRGGAGNTGYLPIDGEFEKPDTVAWEYEEDGPLAVVDGTVYLNTGEEIHALDDEDGSVEWTADVEGTDTMTTPAVAGEGVYVGGDQLTALNVASGEVEWTVERGASSPIVAHGLVLAVDEGTLYALEPGSGEVVWERETIEMEDEESDPQEHTASAVVASDDLVHARTAVESDEDDENGLAAFDPETGETVWTWLPTVDSDSQFPTFGGLMANDGRIYAVRDPSGGGTGGPILDAETGEQTGAGRTELEAAVGEAAWISTLDYRFTAYDRSGDELWRVDGGTMQWDSASIVGETVVAIKAGRPPSEGTELVGFDIETGDEEWAVEMDFDNRDTGRRAPTLTEETVYVRSESDDSSDNMLVALRPSEEGDSDDDDDDDDDSGEDGSDDDSDEGDSDKDGSDDDDSETDGSDGDSGEDGSDGDSGEDGSSGDGSDDDQDDDDSEETDSDESDGSEDGTDDGTDDGTDDGTDDDGTDDPDGSDDEPSETDDGESGDTDDASDEDGDDDSVPGFTAGAGIVGSALGLEWLRRQANADEPAE, encoded by the coding sequence ATGTCGGATTGGAATCGAAGATCCGTGATGGCGATGGGGGCAGCGCTTACTACTGGTGGACTGATCACCTCGACAGGGGTTACCGGGGCCGAAAGCGACGAAACGACGGACGGACTCGAGGAACCAGACGGCTGGTCGTCTCACCGCGGCGGCGCGGGCAACACCGGGTACCTGCCAATCGACGGCGAGTTCGAGAAGCCGGACACCGTCGCCTGGGAGTACGAAGAGGACGGGCCACTCGCCGTCGTCGACGGGACAGTGTACCTGAACACGGGCGAGGAGATCCACGCGCTCGACGACGAGGACGGCTCCGTCGAGTGGACGGCCGATGTCGAGGGCACGGATACGATGACGACGCCCGCGGTCGCTGGCGAGGGCGTCTACGTCGGTGGCGATCAGCTAACGGCACTCAATGTCGCCTCGGGCGAGGTCGAGTGGACGGTCGAACGAGGTGCGTCCTCACCGATCGTCGCCCACGGACTGGTCCTCGCGGTCGACGAGGGAACGCTCTACGCGCTCGAGCCCGGCAGCGGCGAGGTCGTCTGGGAGCGCGAGACAATCGAAATGGAGGACGAAGAGTCCGATCCACAAGAGCACACGGCGTCCGCGGTCGTGGCTTCGGACGACCTCGTCCACGCGAGGACCGCCGTCGAAAGTGACGAGGACGACGAGAATGGTCTCGCCGCTTTCGATCCCGAAACGGGAGAGACGGTGTGGACGTGGTTGCCGACGGTGGATTCGGATTCGCAGTTCCCGACCTTCGGCGGACTGATGGCGAACGACGGACGGATCTACGCCGTTCGCGACCCGAGCGGCGGCGGCACTGGCGGCCCGATCCTCGACGCGGAAACCGGAGAACAAACCGGCGCCGGTCGAACCGAACTCGAGGCCGCCGTCGGTGAGGCGGCGTGGATCAGCACGCTCGACTATCGATTCACAGCCTACGACCGCTCGGGGGACGAACTGTGGCGCGTGGACGGCGGTACCATGCAATGGGATTCGGCGTCGATCGTCGGAGAGACCGTGGTCGCAATCAAGGCGGGACGCCCCCCATCGGAGGGGACAGAACTCGTCGGGTTCGACATCGAAACCGGCGACGAAGAGTGGGCGGTCGAGATGGATTTCGACAACCGAGATACGGGACGTCGTGCACCGACGCTCACCGAGGAGACGGTATACGTTCGATCCGAGTCAGACGATAGCTCTGACAACATGCTCGTTGCGCTTCGGCCGTCCGAGGAGGGTGACTCCGACGACGATGACGACGATGACGACGATTCAGGCGAAGACGGTTCTGACGACGATTCGGACGAGGGTGACTCTGACAAGGACGGCTCCGACGACGATGATTCCGAGACGGATGGCTCCGATGGTGATTCCGGAGAGGACGGTTCCGACGGCGATTCCGGGGAGGACGGATCAAGTGGGGACGGATCTGACGACGATCAGGACGACGACGATTCGGAAGAGACCGACTCCGACGAATCCGATGGGTCCGAAGACGGGACCGACGACGGAACCGACGACGGGACCGATGACGGGACCGATGACGACGGAACCGATGACCCGGACGGTTCCGACGACGAGCCCAGCGAGACAGATGACGGCGAGAGCGGCGACACGGACGACGCTTCGGACGAGGACGGAGACGACGATAGTGTCCCCGGATTCACCGCCGGTGCCGGTATCGTCGGCAGCGCCCTCGGCCTCGAGTGGCTGCGTCGCCAGGCTAACGCGGACGAGCCGGCCGAGTAA